One segment of Niabella beijingensis DNA contains the following:
- a CDS encoding RNA polymerase sigma factor translates to MPVPYHIVARRYNYTLRTSHDILFLQNRVAYLQDEAAYKKLFFHFHPLLLKFADAILNNRDDAEEVVSEVMLKVWTMGRELNYVENLTLYLYKAARNRAYDYLRKRNSSLPVVALSGDEEQLADPSHPEQQLMTNELDQHFQQAVRKLPKQSQLVFRLVKEQGFSYKQVTEILEISQNTAETHMRLALRKIRMALDAYLAQQK, encoded by the coding sequence ATGCCTGTCCCATATCATATTGTTGCAAGGCGCTATAATTATACATTGAGAACCAGTCATGACATATTGTTTTTGCAAAACAGGGTGGCCTATTTGCAGGATGAAGCCGCCTATAAAAAACTGTTTTTCCATTTTCATCCTCTTTTATTAAAATTTGCCGATGCGATCCTTAACAACAGGGATGATGCGGAGGAGGTGGTGTCGGAAGTAATGCTGAAAGTATGGACGATGGGACGGGAGCTGAACTATGTTGAGAACCTTACCCTGTACCTGTATAAGGCTGCCCGTAATAGGGCATACGATTACCTGCGGAAACGGAACAGCAGTTTACCGGTTGTGGCGCTTTCGGGAGATGAAGAACAGCTGGCTGATCCCTCACACCCCGAACAGCAGCTGATGACCAATGAACTGGATCAGCATTTTCAGCAGGCGGTCCGTAAGCTGCCCAAACAAAGCCAGCTGGTTTTCCGCCTGGTAAAGGAGCAGGGGTTTAGCTATAAGCAGGTTACAGAAATACTGGAAATTTCGCAGAATACAGCGGAAACCCATATGCGGTTGGCGCTCAGAAAAATACGTATGGCGCTGGACGCTTATCTGGCGCAGCAAAAATAA
- a CDS encoding outer membrane beta-barrel protein gives MRKIVALWLFVFFCSDLCAQLSVKGTVSGDTNTPVAAATIEFYSSGRPVRNIIADGSGAFNIDQLKPGEKYLLQVSAVGYRDQALALQLLNDTVLHIRLTPNSTLLKDVVITGKARLIEVKPDKTVVNLAENPAVVSNSIAETLGKIPGLQMNGDRVSIPGKGEVQLMQDGRLLQLSQKDLLNYLKSIPAGNVSKVEIITSPSAAYDASGNAGLINIITKRNKQQGYNGSIQAGYKQYQQYPGLDVTGNVNYNSGKWNLYANANLFRIRHRYGFRWEEYYPDRSWIMSDTGDYKQHNLVLNAGADYQLSKKSQIGFSVGFSRYFEGGADYVRNHFYNGGGQTDSVLTTYATYVPLARSQSYNLYYKTKLDTTGKTLSVDGSFLTFYRTDESDVTARTFTPEGEPVESSTARFYNNTLQNINIYAVKTDMEFPTRFAKLQWGGKVNFIETYNNMRYYRLTDADKIYDGQLSNEYKYTENTQALYLNGSREAGSWTFQAGLRGELTQTSGYSYIRQQGNKNNYVKLFPNALVNFRKDDQNSFALSYNKRVRRPTFWNLNPYISLLTAYSYYEGNPFLQPEYNSNFQLQHNYKNKLTSSFFVALTNNGFDDITIAHVDTNFVMRTPKNFVNSSRFGISETYNFSAIPWWESNTLFNIYYTSGHSKLDYVEGRKGWGAYFSSSNNFYLNSSKTLSTAVNFWYQFREVTLVNQSDAYYNLDLGFNAVLWRDKLSLNANLQDVFGTSGASYTTVVNGIRQKYANLQLNRNFSLTLIFKFGKKDLPATERVNSNQEERERI, from the coding sequence ATGAGGAAGATTGTAGCCCTGTGGCTTTTTGTTTTTTTTTGTTCTGACCTTTGCGCCCAGTTATCTGTTAAAGGAACAGTAAGCGGAGACACCAACACACCCGTTGCCGCCGCCACCATCGAATTTTACAGCAGTGGCCGGCCTGTCCGGAACATTATTGCCGACGGATCAGGCGCATTCAATATTGATCAGTTAAAACCGGGAGAAAAATACCTGCTGCAGGTATCTGCGGTTGGTTACCGGGACCAGGCCCTGGCGCTGCAGTTGCTAAATGACACAGTACTTCATATCCGCCTGACGCCCAACAGCACGCTTTTAAAAGATGTGGTGATTACCGGAAAAGCCCGGCTGATCGAGGTAAAGCCCGACAAAACGGTTGTTAATCTTGCAGAGAACCCGGCGGTTGTCAGCAACAGTATTGCAGAGACCCTGGGTAAGATCCCCGGGCTGCAGATGAACGGCGACCGCGTATCGATACCCGGGAAAGGTGAAGTGCAGCTGATGCAGGACGGGCGCCTGTTACAGCTGTCTCAAAAAGACCTGCTCAATTATCTGAAATCCATCCCCGCCGGCAATGTATCAAAAGTCGAGATCATCACCAGCCCCTCCGCTGCATATGATGCATCCGGAAATGCGGGGTTGATCAATATCATTACCAAACGCAATAAACAACAGGGTTATAACGGCAGCATCCAGGCCGGCTACAAACAATACCAGCAATATCCCGGACTGGATGTTACCGGAAACGTCAATTACAATTCCGGTAAATGGAATCTTTATGCCAATGCCAATCTCTTCCGGATCCGCCACCGGTACGGTTTCCGGTGGGAAGAATATTATCCCGACCGCTCCTGGATCATGAGCGACACCGGCGACTACAAGCAGCACAACCTGGTACTCAATGCCGGCGCCGATTACCAGTTGTCGAAAAAATCACAGATCGGGTTCAGTGTTGGTTTTTCCAGGTATTTTGAGGGCGGTGCCGATTATGTGCGCAATCATTTTTACAACGGCGGGGGCCAAACCGATTCGGTATTGACCACCTATGCCACGTATGTACCGCTGGCCCGGTCACAATCCTACAATCTGTATTACAAAACAAAACTGGACACCACCGGCAAGACCCTTTCTGTAGACGGCAGTTTTCTTACCTTTTACCGCACCGATGAATCCGATGTTACAGCCCGGACCTTTACACCGGAAGGCGAACCGGTTGAATCCTCCACCGCCCGCTTTTACAATAACACCCTGCAGAACATCAATATCTATGCAGTAAAAACCGATATGGAGTTTCCTACAAGATTTGCAAAATTGCAATGGGGCGGTAAGGTCAATTTTATTGAAACCTATAACAACATGCGCTATTACCGGTTAACCGATGCCGATAAGATATATGATGGCCAGCTGAGCAATGAATACAAATACACCGAAAATACACAGGCACTTTATCTGAACGGAAGCCGGGAAGCGGGCAGCTGGACCTTTCAGGCTGGTCTCCGGGGAGAGCTGACCCAAACCAGCGGCTATTCCTATATCCGGCAGCAGGGTAATAAGAACAACTATGTAAAATTATTCCCCAATGCCCTGGTCAATTTCAGAAAGGATGATCAGAACAGTTTTGCGCTCAGCTATAATAAACGCGTGCGCCGCCCCACGTTCTGGAACCTGAACCCTTATATTTCGCTGCTTACAGCGTACAGCTATTATGAGGGCAATCCCTTTCTGCAACCGGAATACAACAGCAATTTCCAGCTGCAACACAACTATAAAAACAAACTGACCAGTTCCTTCTTTGTGGCGCTTACCAATAATGGATTCGACGACATTACTATTGCTCATGTAGATACCAACTTTGTGATGCGCACACCCAAAAACTTTGTCAATAGCTCCCGCTTTGGTATTTCAGAAACGTATAATTTTTCAGCGATCCCATGGTGGGAAAGCAATACCCTTTTTAATATTTATTATACCAGTGGTCATTCAAAGCTGGATTATGTAGAAGGCCGGAAAGGCTGGGGTGCCTATTTTTCCAGCAGCAATAACTTTTACCTGAACAGCAGCAAAACCCTGTCAACAGCGGTTAATTTCTGGTACCAGTTCCGGGAGGTAACACTCGTGAACCAGTCGGACGCCTATTATAACCTGGATCTCGGTTTCAATGCAGTGCTGTGGCGCGACAAGCTTTCGCTGAATGCCAATCTGCAGGATGTTTTCGGCACCAGCGGGGCTTCCTATACCACCGTGGTAAACGGCATCCGGCAGAAATATGCCAACCTGCAGCTGAACCGCAACTTTTCACTGACCCTCATCTTTAAATTTGGAAAAAAAGACCTTCCTGCCACGGAACGGGTCAACAGCAACCAGGAAGAACGGGAGCGGATATAA
- a CDS encoding dipeptidase has translation MNLQGLKTTGLLCLLLGSFPAMAQKAAKIHNKAILIDGHNDVISSSISEGRDISRPQPDRHTDFIRWKKGGLDVQFFSVFTGPVAHNPKGVYADANDQIDSLEALVSRHPQQILLARTYKEIKSGVKQKKLVGLIGVEGGHMIEDDLGKLEALQKRGMRYLTLTWNNSNSWATSAMDETLHADTLHHKGLTAFGRSVVKKLNELGVLVDLSHTGEQTFYDAIAVSSKPVILSHSSVYNLCPVFRNVTDDQIRAVAKNGGVICINFYSGFISKTFEDRAALLSDNFRKQFIDSVLANTGDSLQARKQWRNYYRKETDAVRPTLSDVVDHIDYIVKLVGDNYVGIGSDFDGIGSVPVGLEDVSCYPKITEELLKRGYSKRSIRKILGGNVLRVIRASF, from the coding sequence ATGAATCTGCAAGGTTTAAAAACAACAGGGCTTTTATGCCTGCTGCTGGGCTCTTTTCCGGCAATGGCACAAAAGGCAGCGAAGATCCATAATAAAGCCATCCTTATCGATGGACATAATGATGTTATTTCCTCATCCATATCTGAAGGAAGGGATATCTCCCGGCCGCAGCCCGACCGGCACACGGATTTTATCCGCTGGAAAAAAGGCGGGCTGGATGTGCAGTTCTTTTCCGTTTTTACCGGGCCGGTTGCCCACAATCCCAAAGGGGTATATGCGGATGCCAATGACCAGATCGACTCCCTGGAAGCACTGGTTAGCCGCCATCCGCAACAGATCCTGCTGGCCCGTACCTATAAAGAAATAAAAAGCGGGGTAAAACAAAAAAAACTCGTGGGCCTGATCGGTGTGGAAGGCGGGCATATGATCGAGGATGACCTCGGCAAACTCGAAGCCCTTCAGAAAAGAGGCATGCGCTATCTTACCCTTACCTGGAACAACAGCAATTCCTGGGCCACCAGCGCAATGGACGAAACGCTTCATGCGGATACCTTACATCACAAAGGGCTTACCGCGTTCGGAAGATCCGTTGTAAAAAAATTAAACGAACTCGGTGTTCTCGTAGACCTCTCCCATACCGGGGAGCAGACCTTTTATGACGCTATCGCCGTCAGCTCCAAACCCGTTATTTTATCGCACAGTTCCGTTTATAATCTTTGCCCTGTTTTCCGTAATGTAACCGACGACCAGATCAGGGCTGTAGCCAAAAACGGCGGGGTCATCTGCATTAATTTCTATTCGGGCTTTATCAGCAAAACATTTGAAGACAGGGCCGCCCTGCTATCGGATAATTTCAGAAAACAGTTTATTGATTCCGTTCTCGCCAATACGGGCGACTCCCTCCAGGCACGTAAACAATGGAGAAACTATTACAGGAAAGAAACCGATGCGGTGCGCCCCACCCTTTCAGATGTGGTGGATCATATCGACTACATCGTAAAACTGGTCGGCGATAACTATGTAGGCATCGGCTCCGACTTTGATGGGATCGGTTCCGTACCCGTGGGACTGGAAGACGTAAGCTGCTATCCAAAAATAACGGAAGAACTGCTGAAACGCGGTTACAGCAAAAGATCCATCCGGAAAATACTTGGCGGTAATGTATTACGGGTGATCCGCGCCAGCTTCTGA
- a CDS encoding XAC2610-related protein, with the protein MKKELSTLLLILLFSAAHGQKTVVYTWLNYSGTIGTYPVELKIRQTKSADSLWGQYYYTRKGSTALIYLEGRSDAAGASLTESAYNPQLQQHETTGSFQLNAIGGEMLTGSWTGTNGNTLPVQLKRTENESANDFQKWDFRLHLYKGEEENAGGNRQTYTKANQLIIYDPEKKSTRELGGFDEAMYDDYGTIELEDLDFDGYPDLKIPVYYPQAIKNDGAYLYFIYHPQTRQFVSDKDLDELGYLDFNSKTKEIRKSDADGRGNEGDAFYRWVGKKFYLIREVRVYEDSQYTFYTEYAIRNGKSVKIKTYQK; encoded by the coding sequence GTGAAAAAAGAACTGTCAACCCTCCTGCTTATCCTGCTTTTTTCTGCTGCCCATGGTCAGAAAACCGTCGTGTACACCTGGTTAAACTACAGCGGAACGATCGGTACTTATCCGGTGGAACTGAAGATCCGGCAGACCAAAAGCGCTGATTCCCTGTGGGGGCAATACTACTACACCAGGAAAGGAAGCACCGCCCTGATCTATCTGGAAGGCCGGTCTGATGCGGCCGGAGCATCCCTCACCGAATCGGCCTACAATCCGCAATTGCAGCAACATGAAACAACCGGCAGCTTTCAGCTGAATGCCATCGGCGGCGAAATGCTTACCGGCAGCTGGACCGGTACCAATGGGAATACCCTTCCCGTACAACTAAAACGCACCGAGAATGAATCGGCAAACGATTTTCAGAAATGGGATTTCCGGCTGCATCTTTACAAAGGCGAAGAAGAGAACGCTGGTGGTAACCGGCAGACCTATACAAAAGCGAATCAACTCATCATTTATGATCCGGAGAAAAAAAGTACCCGGGAGCTGGGCGGTTTTGACGAAGCCATGTACGACGATTATGGAACGATCGAGCTGGAAGATCTGGATTTCGACGGCTATCCGGACCTGAAAATCCCCGTTTATTACCCGCAGGCAATAAAGAATGATGGTGCTTACCTGTATTTCATTTACCATCCGCAGACCCGGCAGTTTGTTTCTGATAAAGACCTGGATGAATTGGGATACCTGGACTTTAATTCAAAAACAAAAGAGATCCGGAAATCAGATGCCGATGGAAGGGGAAATGAAGGAGATGCTTTTTACCGTTGGGTGGGCAAAAAATTTTACCTCATCCGCGAGGTCCGCGTTTATGAAGACAGTCAATATACTTTTTATACCGAGTACGCCATCCGGAACGGAAAATCGGTTAAAATAAAGACCTATCAAAAATAA